In one window of Miscanthus floridulus cultivar M001 chromosome 12, ASM1932011v1, whole genome shotgun sequence DNA:
- the LOC136497031 gene encoding 26S proteasome non-ATPase regulatory subunit 6-like, with translation MDGGGEDGKQQPHLVLAHKLFLLSRSDVDDLAKVDLRADVLAAVKSDDMAVLYESLAADSVLEMDAALLAEMRARIDEEIRKFDEKIADAEENLGESEVREAHLAKSLYFIRVGEKEKALEQLKVTEGKTVAVGQKMDLVFYTLQIGLFYMDFDLISKSIDKAKNLFEEGGDWERKNRLKVYEGLYCMATRNFKKAASLFLDSISTFTTYELFTYDTFIFYTVLTSVISLDRVSLKQKVVDAPEILAVIGKVPHLSEFLNSLYNCQYKSFFIAFSGLTEPIKLDRYLQPHFRYYMREVRTVVYSQFLESYKSVTMEAMAAAFGVTVDFIDQELSRFIAAGKLHCKIDKVAGVLETNRPDARNAFYQATIKQGDFLLNRIQKLSRVIDL, from the exons ATGGACGGCGGCGGAGAGGACGGGAAGCAGCAGCCGCACCTGGTACTGGCGCACAAGCTGTTCCTTCTGTCGCGCTCCGACGTCGACGACCTCGCCAAGGTCGACCTACGCGCTGACGTGCTCGCGGCAGTCAAATCCGATG ACATGGCGGTTCTTTACGAGTCGTTGGCGGCGGACAGCGTACTGGAGATGGATGCGGCACTGCTGGCCGAGATGCGCGCCAGGATAGACGAGGAGATCCGGAAGTTCGACGAGAA GATTGCCGATGCTGAGGAGAATTTGGGTGAGAGTGAAGTGCGTGAGGCCCATCTCGCCAAATCCTTATATTTCATAAGGGTTGGGGAGAAG gagaaAGCACTGGAGCAGCTTAAAGTTACTGAAGGAAAAACTGTAGCTGTTGGGCAAAAGATGGACCTTGTTTTCTACACACTACAAATTGGACTTTTCTATATGGACTTTGATCTCATCTCAAAGTCCATTGACAAAGCAAAAAA CTTGTTTGAGGAAGGCGGTGACTGGGAGAGGAAGAACAGATTGAAAGTATACGAAGGATTGTACTGCATGGCAACTAGAAACTTCAAGAAAGCTGCTAGTTTATTCTTGGATTCAATTTCAACTTTCACAACGTATGAGCTATTCACATATGATACGTTCATCTTCTACACAGTCCTCACGAGTGTTATCTCTCTGGATCGTGTATCTCTAAAACAAAAG GTTGTAGATGCACCTGAGATCTTAGCTGTAATTGGCAAAGTACCTCACCTCTCGGAGTTTCTCAATTCCCTCTACAATTGCCAGTACAAGTCATTTTTTATTGCATTCT CTGGCTTGACTGAACCGATCAAATTAGACCGTTACTTGCAGCCTCATTTTCGCTACTACATGCGTGAAGTGCGCACTGTTGTCTACTCACAATTTCTGGAATCGTACAAGAGTGTGACAATGGAAGCCATGGCTGCTGCATTTGGTGTCACAGTTGACTTTATAGACCA GGAATTGTCACGCTTCATTGCTGCTGGGAAGCTCCACTGCAAGATAGACAAAGTTGCTGGCGTCTTGGAAACGAACCGACCTGATGCCAGGAATGCTTTCTACCAGGCAACCATCAAGCAAGGAGACTTCCTGCTGAACCGCATCCAGAAGCTATCACGAGTTATTGACCTGTAG